The candidate division TA06 bacterium DNA window TCTTGATCTCGATATCCACCCCGGCCGGCAGGTCCAGCTTGGTTAGGGCGTCGATGGTCTGAGGAGACGAGTGCCAGATGTCTATCAAGCGCTTGTGGATCCGCCGCTCGAACTGCTCCCGCGATTTCTTGTCCACATGGGTGGAGCGGTTGACGGTATAGACGGTGCGGTTGGTGGGCAGCGGGATGGGGCCCGAGATCTTGGCCCCGGTCTGTTTGGCCGTATTGACTATCTCGGCCACCGATTTGTCCAGCACCGCATGGTCGTATGCCCTTAGTTTTATCCTGATCTTCTGAGCCGCCACTTTTTATATCTCCTCGAGAAATTTAAAATCTATTTTGTTTGTTAATTTGAGGCTGACATCCCAGGCATGGTTATTCCAATTTTATTTTAATAAAATCAATTTCTTGGTGGCTGAATAATCACCCGCTGTCATTCTATACAAATACACACCTTTACTAACTTTTTGTCCGACATCATCTTTGCCGTCCCATTGCACTTGATGGACACCGGCGATCTTATTATCGTTTATCAATGTTTTCACCAACTGGCCAGCAAGGTTATAGACTTTCAACCTCAATAATGCGCAATATTATCAAAGAAAAGCTTCAAAATAGTTGTAATTACAGCTAATTGCGCATATAATGACTTTTCGCTATAACCGTCCAAAATGGACGGTTATAGCGCAGGACATTTTGTTCAAGTTTTGACAACAAAATTATGCGAAAAGGCCTGTTCAATATAGCGATTTCCTTTTCCGAGAATCATATTACCCATTATGG harbors:
- the rpsJ gene encoding 30S ribosomal protein S10, whose product is MAAQKIRIKLRAYDHAVLDKSVAEIVNTAKQTGAKISGPIPLPTNRTVYTVNRSTHVDKKSREQFERRIHKRLIDIWHSSPQTIDALTKLDLPAGVDIEIKTGL